ATCGCAGTGCTGAAGACGTGTCGTGTGCGAGTTGCAAGCTTGGTTGACGGGGAGTCAGCGTATTTTCACCGATTTTTTTGGATATTCCCATCGTGCATCGAGACATTCAAGTATTGTAAGCAGtttgtcacggtaaattttagaaggttaaatttaacagtgtttgtatagttttctggagtgtttgagaatgCTCTAGATGGTTCTGGAACGTTCTAGAATATCCTAGAAGGTCCCGAAATACTCTCGAAGGTTCTAGAATACTCTGGAAGACCATAGAGTACTCTAGAAGAGTGTGGATGTATATAGGAGTATAAACAGTAGTATAGAAGAATCTAGAAGTATTTAGAAAGTTGTGGTATGATGGATATTTGTAAATAAGGTTCTAGATGATTAATCTAGGCTGtcgattagatttaatcctaaccatccattgaggaggtggatggctataaataggaggTGAGAGTTAGTGTGAGTGTGCGTGAATCATTTGTAACCaacacttgagtaataaagtgttctttccaCCAAAACTTCCTTTCTTTTGTattctcttgtgttcttagctttcttgctaagtattgagggttaggctgacttgttcttagctcaagaggttgagtaagttcgagtgccggcacggtagcgttggagtgcGTCCAAGGCCGTGAGAAGGATTAAGTactattttggtccctaacgtagaggccaaaaatttatttcgtccccgactttttttgctacaaaattgtcccgaaggtttaacttagttttaaaatcgttatttttaccaaatttttatttttattaccaaattatccctaactaaaaaaatataaaataaaaaaagaaaacaataaagaaaacggGGAAGGGGGAAGGGATTTAGGGAAAGTCGCGCATTGGGTGGTGGGGGTTGTTTCCAGGGGAGAGGGGAAGGGGGAAGGGAATCTCCACACCGCCGCCGCTGCTCCTCGCCGCCACGGTTGCTTCCTTGCCGTTGCTCCTTTCTTCCTCAGCACACACTCACACTAACgacaagagaggagagagcagagggagagagaaagagaagagaggggaTTCGCACACACTCCACACCACCGTCGCCACCACTGTCGCAGCTCTTTGCCTCTTTTCACGTGATCTGCCACCACCACCGCAGCTCTCCTCCTCTAGCGATTCGCAGTTTACCGCCGCAACCCCTCCTCCCTCACACCGTCGCAGCCCTTCCTCCCCCACCACCGCCGTAGCCCTTTCCCTCGTGATTCGCAGAGCACCTGCTCTACCTCGAGGTCCCTGTAGtgttatttcaattttttattttttctttaatttttcagatTTAAAGGAAGGTGTTTTGCTTCTGTTtattccattgttgttgttgttgttgatgtttCTGGTTGCATCTGTTTATTCCTTTtattccattgttgttgttgatgctttggttgcttctgcttctgttttTAGTTTTGCTTCTGGTTATACTTTTGTTGTTGCTCTAATTCCGTTatccattgttattgttgttattgttcttCTGGTTGTGgttgtttgattgttgttattctGCTTCTACTTTCTACTTCTGTCTGCTTCTGTTTCTGCATTTGCTTCTGCCTTGTGCACTTTTGCTTCTGGTTGATTTTTGGAAAGAAGAGGGGAGGGGTATTTTCGTCCAAAGaacgattttaaaattaattcaaaCCTTCGAGACTATTTTATAGCGAAAAAAAGGCCAAAAAAGAAATAAGCTTTCGgcctctacgttagggaccaaaattctACTTAACCCTGTTTGGGAATTATAttaaatctaaaaaaataaactaatttactttcttgtcaaacTTCTGCTGTCTATTTAATCTAACATTAGAAACCTAAATTAGGTATACCTAAATTCTTAAACAACTTCTAATCTAGTTAATCACTACTCTAACTAAGCATTGTTAATCACTATTTCACCGTGCATTTTGTACTTTTAAAATTCTAGCAAAACACTAAACCATTACTCTAACTACCATTTATAGTTTAAAAATCTCAATTGCGCATATAACAAAATTATAAGTgacttaaaataaaaaactattatttatattttatagataTTCAATTTCGAAAGCTAAGCTCTTCATAGATGGAACCAGCAATATGGACAACGCCGTCTAATTGATAGATACGGTTTGGGTTGTCTTCCATTTCCATAGTGTTAATCCCACGGGTTTTTTGCCGCAAATTTTCTTTGGAAGGGGGTGGGATTTGGTGAAATGTAATTCGAAGCTAGTGGATTCGATTTACCACTAGCTTTCATTCAATGTAAATCGAAGTAAGTCCATTCGATTAACTAGTGCTTAATTCGAATCCactcaattcgaattactagggGCAAAAACCGTGTGTGTAATTCGAAGCTAATGGTTTTGATTTACTATGGATAGACTTCAAAATCAACTAAATCAAATCTAATGATCTATTCATAATCCTAGTAGAGTAGTAGTTCGAATTTGATTGATTCGATTTACATAAAAGTGTCTATGAGGGCATGCACGTAACGTTTTATGCTTTAGGGGATCCATGTAATTTTGTGATTCAAAGGGTTTATTAATGTGCTTTGccttatatttaatattatacaTCTTGGTTGGTTGAGTACGGAAAACCAAAGATTTTTTATCAttccaaaacgacgccgtttttacCCAATTTTCATTGTATCTTGCATAATCCTAACATTCATCGtactcttcttcttcatcttctccttcctCCTCTTCAACTCCAAGATCAATCTATGGTGTAATTGTCACTCGTGTCGCACCTTTCTCAACATGTCATGGACCACATCCTTCTTAAATCTCTATGACTGGTACATCCAGCTCCACGTCTTCGATAACAGCATCACCTCTAATCCCAACAACGTCTACCACATCTTCAAAACCAAATTCCACAACTACCCCAAGGGAACGCTTTTTTTCACTCTCCggcaagcaatatagattgttggacattaggacatTGTGAGAAGATTCTCCTTCGACATATTCAAATTTTCATTTGGAATGGATCCTGAGTGCTTCATTCCTTCATTCCTGGAGTCCAATCTGGCAAATAGCATCGCCCTCGCATCCAAGCTATCAATACAGCGAGTAATGTCGCCGTCATCGCTCATATGAAAACTGAAGTGATTACTGAACATTGGTTCggagaagaagctgaaggaagcAAGGTTGCGAAAATCAAACCGGTCAATAAATTAATAGAGTGACTGGTTCAATGATTGAGAAGTTCAACTGGTATTCAactgatttaattaaatataaaataaaattattaaaaatttaatatacaaatttcaaatattcaaatttaataatttttaatgttTTATACAAAGTgtaacatgaaaaattgaaaacataTCACTGGTTGTCATTTTAAGCTAAAAaagaataacataaataaaaaataaataaataaataaataaaaagaagctATTCTAAGCTCTGGTAATTTTCTTCGGCTTCAAAGGCTCCATCTCCGTTCAGTGAAAAATTCTCTTTAAGTGGCTTCAGTACAGTTATATTCAAAATCAATTCAATTTTTCATGCTTAAAGATTATTAGCATTAATAATACTTAAAAAttaattccttcttaaaaatttgtATTGTGAAGAATGAAAACTTTAATATAATCATAGAATTTCAAAGGAATCAAGTATATTATATATGTGGATTAGATTTTCTGCAGATACCAAACTGAAGTTCCATCTTTAGCAATGTCTATATTaacaaataaaaatcataaacaaTTAAACAATGGCTACTATCGGATACCTTGTGCACTCTTCGAAATCTCCAACCCCTCTTTGGATCCACAACCTGTAGTTCTAGATCAGGCTTGCTACcaaaaaaatcatcaaattcatcatcGAGTTCTTTGTTCTTTCCATCTTCATTAACCCTATCATTTAAGCCCTCTTCGTTGTCACTTTTAGTTAAGAATGTTGAGTACCACTGTGTTCCTGTCGGCATCATTCCAAatgctgaaaaaaaaaaagaataaaaatcacAGTTAAACATAATCTTAAGCAGCAAGTCAGTTTTTTCAGAAATACCAAAATAATATAACCATCCTGTGTAATTCTACGACAACAGCAGAAGAGGGTCGTTCATGGAGGGAGAGAGAACACAGACTCGACGACGGCGGAAGAGACAAGGACAGAGACGACGACGCGACGAGGACAGGTTCGGGCTCAGCGATGAGTACTGAGACAGCGACAGCAGCTCCGAACCGATCTTCTGGCGACGCAATGAGAGGAGCAAACCTTCGAGAGGCGAGGAAGGCAACCACTGTTGTCACTGGCGGCGCCGATAGTGATGGGTGCGATGGTAGCTGCTTTGCTTTGGTAATTTTCTCTGAGGCTTTGATAGGGTTAGGGTTCTTCAAGGAGGGAGTTTTTTATtctgagaaagaaaaaaagaagtagGGATCCGTGTTCTACTTCagctttttttttgtgtttttcgagaaaacgacgccgttttgaggGATGGGGGCAGCGAACTGGGACTTTAAAAAACCCAGTTGGTTCATTCGGTTCATCAGTTAACTGCCGGTTTGATCaattttttaacttattttttgcAAGACGGTTTCCAAGGTCAATCGAACTGGCTAGAGAACTGATTCCCGGTTAACCCGGTCAAACCAGCCGGTCCGATCTGATTTTTAGAACCATGGAAGGAAGCGATCGGAGGGGTGGATAATGTGGCGATGGAGATTATAGGGCAGAGGAGGAGGGAGATGGCGATGACGACGACGACGGCATGTCTTAACAAACCAGACTTGCGGAATAGATTCATAAGATCCATCGAAGACGACAAGTACTTGAGAGACATAGTCATTAGTTTACTGAGTttgaattggttgagaacaagttgatGATTTTTCTTCTTGTAAACATTGAAGTTGCAGAGTGTGTATTGTGTAGTTTGAAGTTGCAGTGTTAGACTGTTAGGGTTGTGCGAGATACGATAGAAATTGGAGGAGAACGGCATCGTTTTCGAACAGAAGggtcagggaccattttgtccgCCGTTAGAGTTGCCAGGGACCATTTTGTTCTCCGCTAGAATTGACAGTTTcaaaggacctaagtgactgatGGGGTTAGagaccaatcgagtaattaattttaattggaaACTAAAATTTCTTGTTCGAAATTCTTTAGAGACCAAAATGAGTAAATACTCTTGATAATTTGATCAACTTTAGAGCAAAGAAGTTGGTGAAAATCTCATTTTTGATATAAATGAACTAAATTGGTTATTATTTATGAATGATAACACTATTTAAATTTGTGGGTATCTATTATGTTTCTATTCGACTGAAGCATATAATTATTCAATCTGACATAGGatgaattttttattaaaaaaatgttaaatatcATTAGATTATTTTATTGAATTTAGTATCGTATATTAGCGGGTGATTAAATTGATAAATTAGTCAGATCAAATTACTACcggtaaatttttatttttgacgaTAAATTCATTAGTgattaaagaaaacaaaaaaaaaaaaaaatacaaaagataGAATGAAATTTATTTAAATctaattagtgaaatgttatttTAATAACACACAATACATTATCATCAAATTTATCTATGGATAAACTTGTCCTAAATTCAAAATATACACCCTTCCCCTAATACCTCTACAATTCATAAACTCATATCTACATCATACCCTTCCCAAAATCAATTACATCCTACCATTTCGAACACCCAGGAGATCCATCTAAATCAATTCCCCGTCCTAATACTTCTTGAATACTTTACCTTTGAGTCAAGACTAATTAATTTTacaatttttcattaaaaatattgATTCCTTGACATTGCCAAAAATGTTAATTCCTTGACATTGTCATACAATTATATTGAAAAAAACCAATTCGTTCTACTTCATGGTGATTGAAACAAACAACTGAAACTTTGTTGACATAATAATGATTGGTTTTACATATGACGTGGAACTTGCTCTTCCATACTAGAGCTTTAATATGGTAGGCAGCTTAATATGGTTGAGAATGATTGATAATAAGACAGCCAACCTAAGAATGGAACACCAAAGGGGAAAGGACCATATTAGTGTTCATTCACACCGGCAGTATGTACATTAAATCAACTCAAAGGATCAATAAAGGGGGAATCAAAACTAGCAACCCTCATAGTCATTAGCAAAAGCTGTCACAATGTGTAGTGAACAAATTAAAGCGCGTTCAAAACATAGTTCGCCTGCCAGAGTGCCAGAGGAATTAATACCTTGCATAGTTGCATGCTATCTAACAAATTAACAATACAGATTACAGAATACTTTAGCCAACATTCAAACTGCTATCAAAACCACCCAACTCATTCCCAAACACGCCCTTCCCTTCTGCATTCTTCATTCCAATGGAGAACAAGTCAAAAGTTAGGTGAAATTATACTCTCTCTGGGACTTAAACAATCGGTTTATGTAATACTTCTTAATATGTAATAAATAAGGAATAGTTGATGTGATATTAACCATCTTATCTACACACAAAAAATCAATcacttatataaaatatatattaaaagacAAAATACgtaataaaaataagttaaataacatATATATGAATTGGAGATTGATTTTTGGTATGTATATAATATTGTATATAATAACGTTGTAGATAATAGAAGTCCATGTAATTTATTTATAAGTATGTAAAGAGTTAGAGTAAATATCAACATTACTCTTTTATTTTGGACTAATATGtccttttatcttattttatttgatttaaatgaCAATGTCTAATTTAGTATAATTTAACAGATAAAATGAaatgaatttttaatgaaaaaataaagataaagaatcattaaaattaattaattattttaatggtggattagttttttttttaatttttatttcacattttttttcCGTGTCACACATTTCATTTTTGGCGAGATTCAGATTGTTTCTTAGGAATATGAAAAATAGGCCCAACCCGTTTTTTATGGCCCATATTTCTCATTAATGTTTTTGTTGGTTCCCAATTCCAATCCATTGCCCATTTCCTGAAtccataacaaaaacaaaaagagaaaaccctaaaacctaaacccttttCCAGTTGCTGTTCTCTGTAGCAGTGCAGCCACAATGAGATTGGAGAAGTGTTGGTTTTGTTCCTCAACCGTATATCCTGGTCATGGAATCCAGTTCGTTCGTAATGATGCCAAGGTACAAGTCAAAGTTTCAATTCTATGAATTTCTTATACAATCAATTCACTAGAGAAACCATAAGTTAACTCCTCGTTTTGTTGCGCAGATTTTTCGATTTTGTAGGTCTAAATGCCATAAGAACTTTAAAATGAAGAGGAACCCTCGTAAGGTCAAATGGACCAAGGCATATCGAAGAGTGCATGGAAAGGATATGACTCAGGTCAATTATTACTATTTATTATCAAATtttatctttgattttttttttttatatatcttgttttatTTATCGTTGTATGCTTAGGGTTTCAGAGTTATTGTGCTATTGTTTCAGGATTCAACGTTTGAATTCGAGAGGAAGCGGAACAAACCTGAGAGATATGACAGGAACCTTGCTGAGAATGTGCTTAAGGCCATTCCTAAGATTGATAAAATCAGGGTCACCAGAGAGGAGAGACACCATAAGAATAGGTCCTTTCTTGAATCttctattattatgtatatagTGTGGATTTGTGGAACCTTGGTTTCTATGGAAAatgtctttaatttttttaactctAGTCAATAAAGAATAAACTGAATCAAATGAAACTTTATTGAAGAGCTTCGTAAATGTCTTTAATGTGGTTGTTTGTTGATGTTTTGCGGCGACTTTTGCAGGATGAAGGGAAACAAGGTGAAGGTGCAGAGGGAGGCTACGAAGGAGTTGGAGCAGGGTATCAGNNNNNNNNNNNNNNNNNNNNNNNNNNNNNNNNNNNNNNNNNNNNNNNNNNNNNNNNNNGATCCGTCTCTCACTTTACCAAAGATCAAAGTCACGGTTTCCCAACAGCAATCACAGCAGAATCGACCTATGGAAGAGTGATTCGTTTGGCAATGCTCGCCTTATTTTGTTCCGGTTTGATATTTGCGGCCGGATTAGTGGCCTTCTGAGGTCCAAATTACTAGTGTTAGTTTACTTGAGAGATGATTCATGTCATGTTGTGAATGTTATGGTTTTGAAAGAGAGTTTTGGGGTGAGCTTTTTGTAATGTAAACATTGAATGTGATACATTGTGAGACATAGTTATATAAAGCATATCAGAATGGTGTGTCTGCTTGGGCATAGCATAtattcaatccaagttaagatTTAAGAACTGTGATCATCTTATGGTTCCAAATTGCTTAGCAGGAGCAGCCCTTGCTGCTCTATGGGCAAATGAGTTCTCACTGAAGTGAGATTAAACAACATTAAGTAACGGTTATTCCCTTCCTTTCAAATTAGTATTCATGAAGCATGTACTTCAAAATCTGATAAACTATTCCTGCGAATTCAGGTAAATTTTCTACTCCGATAAGACTTAAAAGTACACTGTAAGATGTCTTTAAATTTTGAGATGTATAGGCTTCCCCCTTCTAACATATATATGAATCAAAGTGGGATGGAATTGAGTTTGTGAGTTATTCTTGTTATCGTTAGATAATAAATATTTTTCGATATTTGCTACAGGTCGAGAAGCAGTGAGATAATAAATATTATCATTATGTGATGGAATTTATAGTGTACAAATTTCACAACTCAATTGAACTGGTTTTCAATGGCTGAAATTACTGTCATGTGCTGACTAGAAGCAATGagtcattttttatattttctcttTCATCAAAAGTACTACGAGTTTTTTGTTTTTAGTCAGGAAAGTGTTACGAGGTTTTTTCTTTTGGTCAGGGAAAGTATTACGAGTTTGATTATTCAGCTCGATTTTATTGGGCCGAatctgttttgttatgggccgaaTAGAATGCTCTCCATGATTCAAAACTGGGCTGGGCCCATTTTGATCGATTGTTTGTGAGGGTTTTGCAGAGGGTTTTAGGGTTTCCATTCGAGGAGAAAGCCTTGAAAAAAATGGCTTCAATGGCAGCAAGAAGATCCAGCAGCACAATCGTGCGAACCATCTGTAGAGCCACCGCGAAATCGACGGCAGGGAGGTCATCATCCTCGTCCTTCCCTTTGCGCGATTCCAATCTCGGTTTTCGGCATAATAACAACCGTATCGCTCCGGCGAGGTTCTCGCTCCTCCGAAGAGAATTGAGCTCCTTGAAGCCATTGCACACAGCCATTGCTTCATCTTACCTTGTTTCCAAGCTTCCCACCGAAGCTACCACCTCCTCACAAGgtatctctctccctctctcttttcaTTTTTGGTTTTCACTTTTGGCATTGCACATTTGCACATTCCATTTGCAATAGTCATGTTTATGATTGACGATGTTGCTGTTGTTTTCTCATTTGATAATTCGTATTGTTGCTTCCGATAAGCTTGAATAACCTCAACAAGCATTCTATTAAACGATTTTGATGCTCAAGGTTATGGTAGAGTTTTGAAAATGTAAACAATGCAATTGGCAgtagggatggcaaaattcccgagacgcggggatccctgcggggactgccccgaatggggatccgattgtggggaattttccctgtggggatggggatgggggacaaaattcccccgaagcaggcgcgggacccgagcggggatccccgccccgtccccactattccccgaaatttattaattccttaaattatctttaatagtttattctcatatatgttttttagtcatttctcacacatacatatatatatatacccaaaactcctaatctttatttgcataatccttcttcaattcagagatccctaaggctgtctatactccatccaacctctctgcagccaccccctcgtcaccctctcaccgcatcgtcacacctcaccatGCCATCATCCTTACcgcgtcgtaatttctatttgcggcgttccttttcgtaactctACCGTCGTGTTCATTCTCCTCTCTATTGCCGCATCTCCCACCTCGTTCATTGCTTTTTCCTTTGACCCGTCGTTGCGTCCCTCCATTGCattatttcgaaagaagtcaccatcgtatcatttagactttttgtataaaatattgcagtttttgtataagatagatacttgtagctctattcatatggaaattaataattagttagaactattatgtagatggggaatggggtcccCGCGGGGAATGGGGCCCTGtggggaatggggatggggagcaatattcccccacggcgtggaatggggcggggatggggagcaaatctgagggcggggatggggagcagggaggcatcccccgcccccgccctgccccattgacatccctaattGGCAGCTTGGATTTTGATCCAGTGGTTTTCCTTTGAGATTCACTTACCTGCGTATTATCCAGCTACATTAATTTATGAATGGACCAAAAAAGTCTGAATGACTTATCAGTAGAGAATGTAGGAAGTAATAAAGAAAAGAGAGACAATGGAAACCCTTTTTTTGTGGGAGAAGGCAACAAATTAGAGTCTCTGATTCGCCTATTTCTGTGGTGCTTTCAGCGCTGTACGTTGCCGAAACAATTTGGAGCTGAGATTCTGGCATTGGCCCTTGATTTCTGAGGTTTATGCATTCAGATGTTCCTATATTTTCAATGAACAAGAAATAATTCAGTTTTGGTGGGAACTAACTTGTTGATCGGAGACCATAGCTTGAGGGCCAGGGATCATACTAGTGTGTAGGCATAAGCTTGTGTCTTGAGAAATATGGgatttgttttatttgtttttggggCATCTGACATACTTGTTTGCATTTGTTTATGACAGGGAGGTTTGCTAACTATGTCAGTCCAATCTAATAAAGGATGATGCATAAACTGACGAGGGTTCATCTTGTTGAATTCCTTGAAAGCTGGGTTACTTTTGAGGCTCTTTCATTGAGAATTTGGAAATTTCAGATTTCTTGACTATAAGTGCTGAGCAGGTTTGCTTCTTTGAGTAGTTAGTAGCCTCTGCCTGCCTCTGACATGTATGTAAATTTGTAACTTTTGATAAGTCAAATGTTGTTTTGTGTTTGTTATACTTTGTATACTGTCATTGAAATAATATCATGCGAATTATTTGAGATTAAGTTTTGATGTAAAGATTAGATCGCATATGACCAACAAACAATAACAATGGGACAAATAGAAGTGTGTTATACATGCAAGTGAAGTAAACATGAGAGGTCATTTCACTCACACTCATCCGTGACCTGTGATCTGTGTAGATCATGTTTTGTGGGGAAATTGTTGATTAGCTTGTTCATGGCTTCTTTCTGTAGTCTTGATTCTTACAATGTCTTGCTAAGTTGCCTAATGTAGCTATCCATTTCTTTATTGATCTGTCCTTTAAAGCTCTTGCTAGCATAGATTGAATCTTAAAGTCACCTTAGTTgggattttggaggaaaaaggCAAGGGAAGGAAACATGGATGGGAGGGCGTATAAAATTTGACACTAAAAATCTTCCATTTCCCTCCCCTCTCCTCTAGAATCCGAAATCTCTCCTCTAGAATCCGAAATCGCAAACAACCCCATCAGGGGTAAGGAATTGTGGATTTTGGAGGAGAAGGGATGGCTTGTAGTCCAACTGTCTAAGTCACTGCcggattctttttttttttttttctttaaagatAATAGAATGTTTTGATGCACAACACATTAATTTTGGTGCATAACACACAAATTTTAGtacacaaaattttttaatattgacATTCAACCAATAAAATACGCACAATACATAAATTTTTGTGAACAACAcaaaaattttgttgcatagcataGAATTTTTTATGTGCAGcataaaaatttttgaaggaTTACATACCCAAAAAATTGACTCACCCAAATAACAAAATACATTCACAACAAAAATTTGTGATATATGCAAATATTTGTGTGttatatacaaaaaaatatatactataCATGAAAATTTGTATGCTATATTAATAACTTTGTGTTATgtgtaaaattttattttttatattttaaaaatttatgtgttatatcaaaaattttttgtgttttttaataaaaaattgtgTACCGCAGAAAATgccgaaatatatatatatacatacacgtATTTTTTTTACTGAATTTTACACCAACTTAATTAGATTTagaaaaaaaaggataaataggTTCTTGATCTTTTGATCTGCAGATATTGAAGTCCTCGataatttgaaaatacatttaagtctgTGACTTTTTCAAAATCTGAACATATCGATCTCTCATGTTCATTTTGATTTGTCAGACTTAACGAAA
The DNA window shown above is from Arachis ipaensis cultivar K30076 chromosome B08, Araip1.1, whole genome shotgun sequence and carries:
- the LOC107612983 gene encoding probable ribosome biogenesis protein RLP24 (The sequence of the model RefSeq protein was modified relative to this genomic sequence to represent the inferred CDS: added 31 bases not found in genome assembly), producing MRLEKCWFCSSTVYPGHGIQFVRNDAKIFRFCRSKCHKNFKMKRNPRKVKWTKAYRRVHGKDMTQDSTFEFERKRNKPERYDRNLAENVLKAIPKIDKIRVTREERHHKNRMKGNKVKVQREATKELEQGISLVKAPLALQQDPSLTLPKIKVTVSQQQSQQNRPMEE
- the LOC107612984 gene encoding uncharacterized protein LOC107612984 isoform X2, which translates into the protein MASMAARRSSSTIVRTICRATAKSTAGRSSSSSFPLRDSNLGFRHNNNRIAPARFSLLRRELSSLKPLHTAIASSYLVSKLPTEATTSSQALYVAETIWS
- the LOC107612984 gene encoding uncharacterized protein LOC107612984 isoform X1; this translates as MASMAARRSSSTIVRTICRATAKSTAGRSSSSSFPLRDSNLGFRHNNNRIAPARFSLLRRELSSLKPLHTAIASSYLVSKLPTEATTSSQGRFANYVSPI